The region AAATGTGATCAGCCTTCATTCGAAGATTTCAGATAGTGAACTTTCATTGCGTATGGCTTCCAGCTCTGCATAAAGGTACTCGGTAAAAAAACCATGCATCAGAAATCGCTGACTTAAATTCCAAGGGCCAACTAAATAGTGAGGATATTTGTTGTATGCCATCTCAACAATTTCAGGTTTATCTATAATCCGGCCAATACGGATCGCAATAGACTGATCTAAGTTAAAGCCGTTTATCGCATCTCGGTATTCGTCTCGTGTTAGCAAGAAGCAAAACAGACACATGAATAGTGCGTGAGAGGTTTCGAAATCAATCACTTGAGTTTTCTTTCGCGCCAACTCAAACGATGCCATATCCAGCTTTTCCCAATGCTCCCATGTCAACGATTTATGTGCCACTTGCAGTGCATCTTTTACATCCCCAAATTGGAAGAAAGCCTCAAAAAGCTCTTGGTCATGCTTAATAAAAGTATCCCGTAACATATCGTCAATACGCTTTGGATACAGATCCACGACCACATCTTTACCGGTATTTTCGGCTAGGAAATTAAGCACATTAGATTCGGTTGAAAAGTGACGCAAGATTAATAGATTCGCCTCTGGTGACACTAGATGCTTGCAGAACCAGCAGATCATTTTTTGCAATAAACCATGACAGTTAAACTGCGGCAGCGGAAGTCGCTTAAAAAACCAGATAAGATGTAACAAGATAGCAAACAGGCACTGCAATATCGGTCTCAATGTCCATCGAAATGGGTTATCGAGATCTTTGACCCACAAATCAACGGCGGCTTTTTCTATCGGTAATGAATTGTCGTTGGCAAGGGCACGTATAAACGCGCTTTGCTCTCTATTGGACATGATCAACCTCCTCCAACTGCAGAATGTAAAGCCTGGCAACGACCTCGGCGGTACGCTCTATCGATTTTATCGCAGCAGCATCAACCGCCACGCGATCCACCAGCTGATACAACTCCTCCATATGATGTTCATCATTCTCACCGTGATAACGCATAAATTGCGTGGCTGTGCTCGGTAACTCAAGTTGCTCCTCTACTAATGCTGCCCATTTGCTCGACATCTTGTTACCCAAGCCTTCAATGATCCACATGGCACCAATGAGATCGATCGGATTTTCTTGACTAGCGCGATACATTAAAAATCCATGTAACGCTTCTGAACC is a window of Shewanella sp. VB17 DNA encoding:
- a CDS encoding DUF6999 family protein, with product MSNREQSAFIRALANDNSLPIEKAAVDLWVKDLDNPFRWTLRPILQCLFAILLHLIWFFKRLPLPQFNCHGLLQKMICWFCKHLVSPEANLLILRHFSTESNVLNFLAENTGKDVVVDLYPKRIDDMLRDTFIKHDQELFEAFFQFGDVKDALQVAHKSLTWEHWEKLDMASFELARKKTQVIDFETSHALFMCLFCFLLTRDEYRDAINGFNLDQSIAIRIGRIIDKPEIVEMAYNKYPHYLVGPWNLSQRFLMHGFFTEYLYAELEAIRNESSLSEIFE